A window of the Deinococcus gobiensis I-0 genome harbors these coding sequences:
- a CDS encoding nucleoside deaminase — translation MGGPQRLSGGWRTVLEEAWAAYLHGSYPIGACVVDTSGQVVARGRNRLGEERRVDGVISGHALSHAEVNALLALPELSADEHRALTLYTTTEPCPMCLGALLMAGVGALAYAAADLYAGTAGLMAEHPYMNAKAVRVGRAPEDLGRACRVLELTFHLDRGMPLDHGYLTVHREHEPRAYAAAEALHRSRALAALRTRQAPLGEGLALLGMAPAESAP, via the coding sequence ATGGGCGGCCCACAGCGCCTTTCTGGTGGCTGGCGGACCGTGCTGGAAGAAGCCTGGGCCGCGTACCTGCACGGCTCGTACCCGATTGGGGCGTGTGTAGTGGACACTTCGGGGCAGGTCGTGGCGCGGGGCCGCAACCGGCTGGGCGAGGAACGGCGGGTGGACGGCGTGATCTCGGGCCACGCCCTGAGCCACGCCGAGGTCAACGCGCTGCTGGCCCTGCCCGAGCTGAGCGCCGACGAGCACCGCGCCCTGACCCTGTACACGACCACCGAACCCTGCCCGATGTGCCTGGGCGCCCTGCTGATGGCCGGGGTGGGCGCTCTGGCCTACGCCGCCGCCGATCTCTACGCAGGCACAGCAGGCCTGATGGCCGAACATCCGTACATGAACGCCAAAGCCGTGCGGGTGGGCCGCGCCCCGGAGGACCTAGGCCGGGCCTGCCGTGTGCTGGAGCTGACCTTTCACCTCGACCGGGGGATGCCGCTGGACCACGGTTACCTGACGGTCCACCGCGAGCACGAGCCACGGGCCTACGCCGCCGCCGAGGCGCTGCACCGCTCCAGGGCACTGGCGGCGCTGCGGACCCGGCAGGCCCCGCTGGGCGAGGGGCTGGCGCTGCTGGGCATGGCCCCGGCGGAGTCTGCACCTTGA
- a CDS encoding GNAT family N-acetyltransferase, producing MRHDLSLRDAELTLRPLMEADVSALCALARSCVPELRWMGTPPTDPAYYLAALADPGQQPFVIEVGGELAGSTRYGEMRPAHAGLEIGWTWLHPRWHGSGINRRMKLLLLEHAFGDLGMERVQLKTDHMNLRSQRAIEKLGATREGVLRRHLRRPDGTWRDTVMYSLLREEWLQAQARLRATTS from the coding sequence ATGCGCCACGACCTGAGCCTGCGGGACGCCGAGCTGACCTTGCGGCCCCTGATGGAAGCCGACGTGTCTGCCCTGTGTGCGCTGGCCCGGAGCTGCGTCCCCGAGCTGCGCTGGATGGGCACGCCGCCCACCGATCCGGCCTATTACCTCGCGGCCCTGGCGGACCCCGGTCAGCAGCCTTTCGTGATCGAGGTGGGGGGCGAGCTGGCGGGCAGTACCCGTTACGGCGAGATGCGCCCTGCACACGCGGGGCTGGAGATCGGCTGGACCTGGCTGCATCCACGCTGGCACGGCAGCGGGATCAACCGCCGCATGAAGCTGCTGCTGCTGGAGCACGCCTTCGGGGACCTGGGCATGGAACGGGTGCAGCTCAAGACCGACCACATGAACCTGCGGTCGCAGCGGGCCATCGAGAAACTGGGGGCCACGCGTGAGGGGGTCTTGCGCCGCCACCTGCGCCGACCCGACGGAACGTGGCGCGATACGGTGATGTACTCTCTCCTGCGCGAGGAGTGGCTTCAGGCCCAGGCCCGGCTGCGGGCCACCACGTCCTGA
- a CDS encoding DUF7079 family protein gives MTLSLTPAELARRRPIWTALSALFLDTELEEADYRHLARVLRDSGCSPDEWRTILRDEVAPVVGGHLLGTAGEWAGFDGTWLETAVLARPARPTLTGRWALRLIAPDLRRLERACAALTRS, from the coding sequence ATGACCCTTTCCCTCACGCCGGCCGAACTCGCCCGCCGCCGGCCCATCTGGACCGCGCTGTCGGCGCTGTTTCTGGATACCGAGCTGGAGGAGGCCGACTACCGGCATCTGGCCCGGGTGCTGCGCGACTCCGGCTGTTCTCCGGACGAGTGGCGCACCATCCTGCGCGACGAGGTGGCCCCGGTGGTGGGAGGCCACCTGCTGGGGACGGCGGGCGAATGGGCGGGATTTGACGGGACGTGGCTCGAAACCGCCGTCCTGGCCCGCCCGGCCCGGCCCACCCTGACGGGCCGCTGGGCCCTGCGGCTGATCGCTCCGGACCTGCGGAGACTGGAACGGGCCTGCGCGGCGCTGACCCGTTCCTAG
- a CDS encoding GNAT family N-acetyltransferase encodes MAALSPPRERGVSVRPRAALLGLLLALLLGLCTLSTAQMWTVLERASAAQERLLELTGVTRDVRALEIAALRLGDPALSPAPAPLLAEVRALSAELRGTPVMGAAERAPFAVLLSALARLDAALAGPAAGQRQAADEVAQAAQTLASALNRRTDAEMTWTQATEALGRQQLWRMTAFGDLGMERVQLKTDHMNLRSQRAIEKLGATREGVLRRHLRRPDGTWRDTVMYSLLREEWLQAQARLRATTS; translated from the coding sequence GTGGCTGCCCTGTCCCCGCCGCGTGAGCGCGGCGTCTCGGTACGTCCGCGCGCCGCGCTGCTCGGCCTCCTGCTGGCGCTGCTGCTGGGCCTGTGCACCCTGAGCACCGCGCAGATGTGGACGGTCCTGGAACGGGCCTCGGCAGCCCAGGAACGGCTGCTGGAACTGACCGGCGTCACCCGGGACGTGCGCGCGCTGGAAATCGCTGCCCTGCGGCTGGGCGATCCGGCGCTGTCTCCGGCCCCCGCGCCGCTGCTGGCCGAGGTCCGGGCGCTCTCGGCCGAGCTGCGCGGCACGCCGGTCATGGGAGCGGCCGAGCGCGCGCCCTTCGCGGTGCTGCTCTCGGCGCTGGCCCGGCTGGACGCGGCGTTGGCCGGGCCAGCGGCCGGCCAGCGGCAGGCGGCGGACGAGGTCGCGCAGGCGGCCCAGACCCTGGCCTCCGCCCTGAACCGCCGCACCGACGCCGAGATGACCTGGACACAGGCGACGGAGGCGCTGGGCCGCCAGCAGCTCTGGCGGATGACGGCCTTCGGGGACCTGGGCATGGAACGGGTGCAGCTCAAGACCGACCACATGAACCTGCGGTCGCAGCGGGCCATCGAGAAACTGGGGGCCACGCGTGAGGGGGTCTTGCGCCGCCACCTGCGCCGACCCGACGGAACGTGGCGCGATACGGTGATGTACTCTCTCCTGCGCGAGGAGTGGCTTCAGGCCCAGGCCCGGCTGCGGGCCACCACGTCCTGA
- a CDS encoding AAA family ATPase: protein MTSLFVFSGLPGTGKSTLARALARHLRAAYLRVDTVEAALLNAGHTGLTAEGYAVDYAVAADNLALGLDVVADSVNPVPETREAWAGVARGAGAILRDIEVVCSDPAEHRRRVGARHAAGGDHCGRWAPPTPGDLERYARDYRPWTTPRLVIDTAGRAPDSDFRRLLAGLGLPTLPP, encoded by the coding sequence GTGACCTCCCTGTTCGTCTTTTCCGGCCTGCCCGGCACCGGCAAGTCCACCCTGGCGCGCGCCCTCGCCCGGCATCTGCGCGCCGCCTACCTGCGGGTGGATACGGTCGAGGCGGCCCTGCTGAACGCCGGGCACACGGGCCTGACCGCCGAGGGCTACGCGGTGGACTACGCCGTCGCCGCCGACAACCTCGCCCTGGGGCTGGACGTGGTGGCCGACAGCGTGAATCCGGTCCCCGAGACGCGGGAGGCCTGGGCCGGGGTCGCGCGCGGGGCCGGGGCGATCCTGCGCGACATCGAGGTGGTCTGCTCGGACCCGGCCGAACACCGGCGGCGGGTGGGGGCGCGGCACGCTGCCGGCGGCGACCACTGCGGCCGCTGGGCCCCGCCCACCCCCGGCGATCTGGAGCGCTACGCACGCGACTACCGGCCCTGGACCACGCCGCGCCTGGTCATCGACACGGCGGGCCGCGCCCCCGACTCCGACTTTCGGCGGTTGCTCGCGGGGCTGGGCCTGCCCACACTGCCCCCATGA
- a CDS encoding AAA family ATPase, with protein sequence MTPTLLVVSGLPAAGKTTLAAPLAQDLGWPLVTKDDYKGLLYAHLPELPQARGGPLSFALMFHVAGVILAAGASAVIETHFHRGVSEPHLLGLAGASGARLLQLYCGAPLDTLRARHAARVAAGTRPGIDLPFEHAELPPHAGWSPLDLGAPLLRLDTAQPGTLERARQWVTEQTGEG encoded by the coding sequence ATGACCCCTACCCTTCTGGTCGTCTCGGGCCTGCCCGCCGCCGGCAAGACGACCCTGGCCGCGCCGCTGGCCCAGGACCTCGGCTGGCCGCTGGTGACCAAGGACGACTACAAGGGCCTGCTGTACGCCCACCTGCCGGAGCTGCCCCAGGCCCGGGGCGGGCCCCTGAGCTTCGCGCTGATGTTCCACGTTGCGGGCGTGATCCTCGCGGCGGGCGCGAGCGCGGTGATCGAGACGCATTTCCACCGGGGCGTCAGCGAGCCGCACCTGCTGGGGCTGGCCGGAGCCTCGGGCGCACGCCTGCTTCAGCTGTACTGCGGGGCCCCGCTGGACACCCTGCGCGCCCGGCACGCCGCGCGGGTCGCGGCGGGCACCCGCCCCGGCATCGACCTGCCCTTCGAGCATGCCGAGCTGCCGCCGCACGCGGGCTGGTCACCGCTGGACCTCGGGGCCCCGCTGTTGCGGCTCGACACGGCGCAGCCCGGAACGCTGGAGCGGGCGCGGCAATGGGTGACCGAGCAGACCGGCGAAGGTTGA
- the groES gene encoding co-chaperone GroES, producing MLKPLGDRVLVEIIEEAEQKTAGGLYVPDSAKEKSQRGKVVSVGTGKLLDNGTRVALDVKEGDTVYFAKYGGTEVSLEGKNYSILSERDILAIVE from the coding sequence ATGCTGAAACCTTTAGGTGACCGCGTTCTGGTCGAGATCATCGAGGAAGCCGAGCAGAAGACCGCCGGCGGTCTGTACGTCCCCGACTCCGCCAAGGAAAAGAGCCAGCGCGGCAAGGTCGTCTCGGTCGGCACCGGCAAGCTGCTGGACAACGGCACGCGCGTGGCCCTCGACGTCAAGGAAGGCGACACCGTGTACTTCGCCAAGTACGGCGGGACCGAAGTGAGCCTCGAAGGCAAGAACTACAGCATCCTCAGCGAACGCGACATCCTCGCCATCGTCGAGTAA
- a CDS encoding sensor domain-containing diguanylate cyclase — MAALSPPRERGVSVRPRAALLGLLLALLLGLCTLSTAQMWTVLERASAAQERLLELTGVTRDVRALEIAALRLGDPALSPAPAPLLAEVRALSAELRGTPVMGAAERAPFAVLLSALARLDAALAGPAAGQRQAADEVAQAAQTLASALNRRTDAEMTWTQATEALGRQQLWRMTGVTALLLLALAALGAEALRERTRVVRQLEALAQQDGLTGVANRRHWDALLGHAAAQAARSGQHLALVMLDLDHFKAFNDRRGHQAGDDLLRDLAGLLVGAAAPQATVARYGGEEFSVLWPGDSAQAVAEWLDHLRREVPADVTFSAGVTHLRPGESPDEALRRADEALYAAKHGGRARTVVAP, encoded by the coding sequence GTGGCTGCCCTGTCCCCGCCGCGTGAGCGCGGCGTCTCGGTACGTCCGCGCGCCGCGCTGCTCGGCCTCCTGCTGGCGCTGCTGCTGGGCCTGTGCACCCTGAGCACCGCGCAGATGTGGACGGTCCTGGAACGGGCCTCGGCAGCCCAGGAACGGCTGCTGGAACTGACCGGCGTCACCCGGGACGTGCGCGCGCTGGAAATCGCTGCCCTGCGGCTGGGCGATCCGGCGCTGTCTCCGGCCCCCGCGCCGCTGCTGGCCGAGGTCCGGGCGCTCTCGGCCGAGCTGCGCGGCACGCCGGTCATGGGAGCGGCCGAGCGCGCGCCCTTCGCGGTGCTGCTCTCGGCGCTGGCCCGGCTGGACGCGGCGTTGGCCGGGCCAGCGGCCGGCCAGCGGCAGGCGGCGGACGAGGTCGCGCAGGCGGCCCAGACCCTGGCCTCCGCCCTGAACCGCCGCACCGACGCCGAGATGACCTGGACACAGGCGACGGAGGCGCTGGGCCGCCAGCAGCTCTGGCGGATGACGGGCGTGACGGCCCTGCTGCTGCTGGCCCTGGCCGCCCTGGGGGCCGAGGCGCTGCGCGAGCGCACGCGGGTGGTGCGGCAACTCGAGGCCCTGGCGCAGCAAGACGGTCTGACCGGCGTCGCCAACCGCCGCCACTGGGACGCGCTGCTGGGCCACGCCGCCGCCCAGGCCGCGCGCAGCGGGCAGCATCTGGCCCTGGTCATGCTCGACCTCGACCATTTCAAGGCCTTCAACGACCGCCGGGGACATCAGGCGGGCGACGACCTGCTGCGCGACCTGGCCGGGCTGCTCGTGGGGGCCGCCGCGCCCCAGGCCACGGTGGCGCGCTACGGCGGCGAGGAATTCAGCGTGCTGTGGCCGGGCGATTCGGCGCAGGCGGTGGCCGAGTGGCTCGACCACCTGCGCCGCGAGGTGCCCGCCGACGTGACCTTCTCGGCCGGCGTGACCCACCTGCGCCCCGGCGAGTCGCCCGACGAGGCCCTGCGCCGCGCCGACGAGGCTCTGTACGCCGCCAAGCACGGCGGGCGGGCCCGCACGGTGGTCGCGCCCTGA
- a CDS encoding GGDEF domain-containing protein codes for MPRPEILSRPPFEEAFARLGSAPLTLGVLDLDHFKLVNDTLGHSEGDRVLKVVERLLSGSLPTGSVVGRVGGDEYAVLLPETAAETALILFDEVIKHFHIHRDPQWPRGLGLSVGLAARPAHATTYDDLKRAADEAMIRAKREGRGRACIYVESKMVLKSNYYPKSQLERLSKLSGALGRTEASLLREALDDLIEKNRAEL; via the coding sequence ATGCCCCGTCCCGAAATCCTGTCGCGTCCTCCCTTCGAAGAGGCCTTCGCCCGTCTGGGCAGCGCGCCGCTCACACTGGGGGTGCTGGACCTCGACCACTTCAAACTCGTCAACGACACGCTGGGCCACAGCGAGGGCGACCGTGTGCTGAAGGTGGTCGAGCGCCTGCTCTCGGGCAGCCTGCCGACCGGCAGCGTGGTGGGTCGCGTCGGCGGCGACGAATACGCCGTGCTGTTGCCCGAAACGGCTGCCGAGACGGCGCTGATCCTCTTCGACGAGGTCATCAAGCACTTTCATATCCACCGCGACCCGCAGTGGCCGCGTGGCCTGGGCCTGAGCGTGGGGCTGGCCGCGCGCCCTGCCCACGCCACCACCTACGACGACCTCAAGCGCGCCGCCGACGAGGCCATGATCCGGGCCAAGCGCGAGGGCCGGGGCCGGGCCTGCATCTACGTGGAATCCAAGATGGTCCTGAAGTCCAACTACTACCCCAAAAGCCAGCTCGAACGCCTTTCCAAGCTCTCGGGGGCGCTGGGCCGCACCGAGGCCAGCCTGCTGCGCGAGGCGCTGGACGACCTGATCGAGAAGAACCGGGCGGAACTGTGA
- a CDS encoding DUF7079 family protein has translation MSVSTASVRRAHRAGTCAAHPAGTRLPPGVGGTLGTVLETERKEADSQRVVHTLCGSGHAPAEGSGILRTEVAPVVSGNLFSAAGEWVAVRRGLKARSWPATRAPRCVAAGPCTSSRPICGGWPGCMKPARSRYEWPTVSSGSDRRGDGNISWAIALQKTKREGPEHYAPALPLTADRRPTLQG, from the coding sequence GTGAGTGTCTCTACTGCATCAGTGCGGCGGGCACACCGAGCAGGTACCTGTGCTGCTCACCCCGCCGGAACTCGCCTGCCGCCCGGTGTGGGTGGCACTCTCGGAACTGTTCTGGAGACCGAACGGAAAGAGGCCGACTCCCAGCGCGTGGTCCACACACTGTGTGGTTCCGGCCACGCCCCGGCCGAGGGGTCGGGCATCCTGCGGACCGAGGTCGCCCCGGTGGTCAGCGGCAACCTCTTTTCGGCGGCGGGTGAGTGGGTTGCGGTGCGACGTGGATTGAAGGCGCGATCCTGGCCCGCGACCCGTGCGCCACGCTGCGTAGCCGCTGGGCCATGCACCTCATCGCGGCCGATCTGCGGCGGTTGGCCCGGGTGCATGAAGCCGGCCCGGTCCCGATATGAATGGCCGACGGTAAGTAGTGGCTCTGACCGCAGAGGCGATGGAAACATTTCGTGGGCTATCGCCTTACAAAAAACGAAAAGAGAAGGGCCGGAGCATTACGCTCCGGCCCTTCCCCTGACCGCCGACCGGCGGCCAACCCTTCAGGGTTAG
- the groL gene encoding chaperonin GroEL (60 kDa chaperone family; promotes refolding of misfolded polypeptides especially under stressful conditions; forms two stacked rings of heptamers to form a barrel-shaped 14mer; ends can be capped by GroES; misfolded proteins enter the barrel where they are refolded when GroES binds): MAKQLVFDEQARRSLERGVNAVANAVKVTLGPRGRNVVIEKKFGSPTITKDGVTVAKEVELEDKLENIGAQLLKEVASKTNDITGDGTTTATVLGQAVVKEGLRNVAAGANPLALKRGIDKAVIAAIEEIKRLAVPVEDSDAIKKVAGISANDEQVGEEIANAMDKVGKEGVITIEESKGFDTEVDVVEGMQFDKGFINPYFVTNPEKMEAVLEDAYILINEKKISNLKDLLPVLEKVAQTGRPLLIIAEDVEGEALATLVVNKLRGTLNIAAVKAPGFGDRRKEMLRDIAAVTGGEVVSEDLGHKLENVGMDMLGRAARIRITKDETTIVDGKGEQSQIDARVNAIKGELDSTDSDYAREKLQERLAKLSGGVAVIRVGAATETELKEKKHRYEDALSTARSAVEEGIVAGGGTTLLRIIPAVRKAAESLSGDEATGARILIRALEEPARQIAANAGEEGSVIVNAVIGSDKPRYGFNAATGEYVEDMVAAGIVDPAKVTRTALQNAASIGALILTTEAIVSDKPEKAGPAAPAGGPDMGGMDF, from the coding sequence ATGGCTAAACAGCTCGTATTTGACGAACAAGCCCGCCGCAGCCTTGAGCGCGGTGTGAACGCCGTCGCCAACGCCGTCAAGGTCACCCTCGGGCCGCGTGGCCGCAACGTGGTCATCGAGAAGAAGTTCGGCAGCCCCACCATCACCAAGGACGGCGTCACCGTCGCCAAGGAAGTGGAGCTGGAGGACAAGCTCGAGAACATCGGCGCGCAGCTCCTCAAGGAAGTCGCCAGCAAGACCAACGACATCACGGGTGACGGCACCACCACCGCCACCGTGCTGGGCCAGGCCGTCGTGAAAGAAGGCCTGCGCAACGTGGCCGCCGGCGCCAACCCGCTGGCCCTCAAGCGCGGCATCGACAAGGCCGTCATCGCCGCCATCGAGGAAATCAAGCGCCTCGCCGTGCCGGTCGAAGACTCCGACGCCATCAAGAAGGTCGCGGGCATCAGCGCCAACGACGAGCAGGTCGGCGAGGAAATCGCCAACGCGATGGACAAGGTCGGCAAGGAAGGCGTCATCACCATCGAGGAGTCGAAGGGCTTCGACACCGAAGTGGACGTCGTGGAAGGCATGCAGTTCGACAAGGGCTTCATCAACCCCTACTTCGTGACCAACCCCGAGAAGATGGAAGCCGTCCTCGAAGACGCCTACATCCTGATTAACGAAAAGAAGATCAGCAACCTCAAGGACCTGCTGCCCGTGCTGGAAAAGGTCGCGCAGACCGGCCGTCCCCTGCTGATCATCGCCGAAGACGTCGAAGGCGAAGCGCTGGCCACCCTGGTGGTCAACAAGCTGCGCGGCACGCTGAACATCGCGGCCGTCAAGGCCCCCGGCTTCGGCGACCGCCGCAAGGAAATGCTGCGTGACATCGCGGCCGTGACCGGCGGCGAAGTGGTCAGCGAAGACCTGGGCCACAAGCTCGAGAACGTCGGCATGGACATGCTGGGCCGCGCCGCGCGCATCCGCATCACCAAGGACGAGACCACCATCGTGGACGGCAAGGGCGAGCAGAGCCAGATCGACGCCCGCGTCAACGCCATCAAGGGTGAACTCGACAGCACCGACAGCGACTACGCCCGCGAGAAGCTCCAGGAGCGCCTCGCCAAGCTGAGCGGCGGCGTCGCCGTCATCCGCGTGGGCGCCGCGACCGAAACCGAACTCAAGGAAAAGAAGCACCGCTACGAAGACGCCCTCTCCACCGCCCGCTCGGCGGTCGAGGAAGGCATCGTGGCCGGCGGGGGCACCACCCTGCTGCGCATCATTCCTGCGGTCCGCAAGGCCGCCGAGAGCCTGAGCGGTGACGAGGCGACCGGCGCGCGCATCCTGATCCGCGCCCTGGAAGAGCCCGCCCGCCAGATCGCCGCGAACGCCGGCGAAGAAGGCAGCGTCATCGTCAACGCCGTGATCGGCAGCGACAAGCCCCGCTACGGCTTCAACGCCGCCACGGGCGAGTACGTCGAGGACATGGTCGCCGCCGGCATCGTGGACCCCGCCAAGGTGACGCGCACGGCCCTCCAGAACGCCGCGAGCATCGGCGCCCTGATCCTGACCACCGAAGCCATCGTCAGCGACAAGCCCGAGAAGGCCGGCCCCGCCGCGCCTGCCGGCGGCCCTGACATGGGTGGGATGGACTTCTAA
- a CDS encoding LLM class flavin-dependent oxidoreductase has translation MKNIGFLSFGHWTPSPQSGTRSASDVLLQSIDLAVAAEELGADGAYYRVHHFARQLASPFPLLSAVGARTSRIEIGTGVIDMRYENPFYMAEDAGSADLISGGRLQLGISRGSPEQVVDGWRYFGYAPAEGESDADMARRHSEVFLQLLEGRGFAQPSPRPMFPNPPGLLRLEPHSEGLRERIWWGAATTPTAVWAAQQGMNLQSSTLVFDESGKPFHEQQADQIRAYRAAWQEAGHTRTPRVSVSRSIFAITDDRDRMYFGGQGQDSDQFGRIDSTRAVFGRSYAAEPDRLIEELRADTAIAEADTLLLTVPNQLGVDYNAHVIENILKHVAPALGWR, from the coding sequence ATGAAGAACATCGGCTTTCTCTCGTTCGGGCACTGGACACCCTCGCCCCAGTCGGGGACCCGTTCGGCCAGCGACGTATTGCTGCAATCCATCGATCTGGCGGTGGCTGCCGAGGAACTCGGGGCCGACGGCGCCTATTACCGCGTCCATCACTTCGCGCGGCAGCTGGCCTCGCCCTTTCCGCTGCTCTCGGCCGTGGGGGCCAGAACGAGCCGCATCGAGATCGGCACCGGCGTGATCGACATGCGCTACGAAAATCCCTTCTACATGGCCGAGGACGCGGGATCGGCCGACCTGATTTCGGGCGGAAGGTTGCAGCTGGGCATCAGCCGGGGATCGCCCGAGCAGGTCGTGGACGGCTGGCGCTATTTCGGCTATGCCCCGGCCGAGGGCGAAAGCGACGCGGACATGGCCCGGCGCCACAGTGAAGTGTTCCTGCAACTGCTGGAAGGCCGGGGCTTCGCGCAGCCCAGCCCACGCCCCATGTTCCCCAACCCGCCGGGCCTGCTGCGTCTGGAACCCCATTCGGAGGGGCTGCGCGAGCGCATCTGGTGGGGCGCAGCCACCACGCCGACGGCCGTGTGGGCCGCCCAGCAGGGCATGAACCTGCAAAGCTCCACCCTGGTCTTCGACGAGAGCGGCAAGCCCTTCCACGAGCAGCAGGCCGACCAGATCCGGGCTTACCGCGCCGCCTGGCAGGAGGCGGGCCATACCCGGACACCCCGGGTGTCGGTGAGCCGCAGCATCTTCGCCATCACCGACGACCGCGACCGCATGTACTTCGGGGGGCAGGGCCAGGACAGTGACCAGTTCGGCCGGATCGACAGCACACGGGCCGTGTTCGGGCGCAGCTACGCCGCCGAGCCGGACCGGCTGATCGAGGAACTGCGCGCCGACACCGCCATCGCCGAGGCCGATACCCTGCTCCTCACCGTGCCCAACCAGCTCGGGGTGGACTACAACGCCCACGTGATCGAGAACATTCTCAAGCACGTGGCCCCGGCGCTGGGCTGGCGCTGA